The sequence below is a genomic window from Streptomyces sp. NBC_00289.
ACCGGTTGCCGGTCTACAACCTGGGGTGTAGCTGGGGTGGAAAGCGAGGTGGAGCGATCGCCTGGGGCCTACGCTCGGACGATGTTCGCGCAGCGCACGTGGAGCCCGGCGGTTCGCAGGGCCTTCCCGCAGGTGGCAGACATCGTCTACGCGGTGGTGTCGGTCGGCATCATGGGCGCCATGCTGCGCAACTGGCCGAACTCGCAGGGCTACTGGCGGCAAACCGATGTATGGGCCTACGTGCTGCTCGCCCTGGTCTACCTCCCGCTGGCCGTGCGCCGCCGGGCTCCGCTGACCGTGCTCGTCAGCACGGCCGCCTGCACGTTGTGCTATTTCACGCTGGGCTACTACCACGTGGTCGTTGTCTGCGGACTGGGCCTGGCGTTCTACACCGTCGCGGCGTCGTGCCCGCGTAAGGTCGTGGCGAAGTGCGCCGCAGTATCGCTGCTCGTATTGCTGTGGGGCACGCGGCTCGCCGAGCCCGGGATCGGCCCGCAGAGCGTGGTCTTCGTGACCGTGACGGTCGCCGTCCTGTGGGTGACCGGCGACCGCTCCCGCCGCCTGGCGGAACGCGGTGAGCGGCTCGCCGTGCTCAGCGAGCAACTGCGCCTGGAGCAGGAGGAGAAGGCCCAGCGGGCCGTCATCGCCGAGCGCATGAGCATAGCCCGCGAACTGCACGACGTGGTCGCCCATCACGTGTCTGCGATCTCCGTTCAGACCGGTCTGGCCGGATACGTCTTCACCTCCGATCCGACGACCGCCCGCACGGCGCTGGAGACCATCGAGGGCAGCGCCCACGAGGCAATGGCGGAGATGCGCCGCATGCTGGTCGTGCTCAGAGAAGGGACCGAGCGCGCCCAGGGGGAGGAGGGGGCGGGCAGCGACTACGACGCGGCCCCCGGGCTCGGGCGGCTGGACCAGTTGGCCCGGCGCGTCGAAGCCGCGGGTGTCCCCGTCGACGTCCACATCACGGGCGCCCCGTTCGCGCTGTCGCCGGGCGTCGATCTGTGTGTCTACCGGGTGATCCAGGAAGCTCTCACCAACGTCATGAAGCACGCGCCGACGGCGAACGCGCGCGTCATGGTGCACTTCGACGAGGCCGCGGTCCGCGTTCGGGTGGCCGACGACGGACAGGCGCCAGTTCTGGCCGGCGCTACCGCGGGGCCCGCCGGCCATGGTCTGACCGGCATGCGCGAACGGGCCGGTATCTACGGCGGGACGGTGACCGCAGGCCCCGGCCCGCAGGGCGGGTTCGAAGTCGCACTGACCGTTCCGGTGGCCCGCGACAGGTGAGGAAGCGTCTCGGGTACCGACCGGGCAGCGGCGAGGAGGGCGGAAACCCTGCACGGTGAAGGGCCGAGACGCGGCTGCGGGGACATCCAGCGCAAGCCGGAACTGCTTCTCCGTATCCGCCCCGGACGCCGGCAGTGCATGGACACAAGGTGCGTCGCGGAGATCGCCCACGCCGCCTCGGTCCGTTCGGCCCACCGCCGCAGCAGCCGCGGCATTCCTGCCCCAGTTCGAGAATCTCGCTGCCGAGAAGGGTCCCGAGGAGCTGGAACTCCGCTTGGGTCACCACCTCGGCATCGCACGTCAGGAGAGCCGGTGAACACCGGCTGCGAAGACTCGTTGGCGACCAGCGGATGACGCCTCCGGGGACGTCCGCTCGTGATCTCCGTACCGCACCCCACGTTTCCGGATCCCCTTCTTGGGTCGCCGGACGTGACCACTTGCCAGCGGCCGACGAGCGCCGTATGGTCGTACGAACGTAAGGCATACGAACGTAATTCAAAGTAGGGGAGTACGTGATGGCGACAACTCGGCCGGTGGCGCTGGTGACAGGAGCCTCATCGGGGATCGGCAAGGAGACGGCCCGCGCCTTGGTCGCTGCGGGTTTCGAGGTGATCGGAACCGGCCGCAAGACCTCCGGGCTCACCCCGCCCGCAGGAGT
It includes:
- a CDS encoding sensor histidine kinase, producing MFAQRTWSPAVRRAFPQVADIVYAVVSVGIMGAMLRNWPNSQGYWRQTDVWAYVLLALVYLPLAVRRRAPLTVLVSTAACTLCYFTLGYYHVVVVCGLGLAFYTVAASCPRKVVAKCAAVSLLVLLWGTRLAEPGIGPQSVVFVTVTVAVLWVTGDRSRRLAERGERLAVLSEQLRLEQEEKAQRAVIAERMSIARELHDVVAHHVSAISVQTGLAGYVFTSDPTTARTALETIEGSAHEAMAEMRRMLVVLREGTERAQGEEGAGSDYDAAPGLGRLDQLARRVEAAGVPVDVHITGAPFALSPGVDLCVYRVIQEALTNVMKHAPTANARVMVHFDEAAVRVRVADDGQAPVLAGATAGPAGHGLTGMRERAGIYGGTVTAGPGPQGGFEVALTVPVARDR